The following coding sequences lie in one Spinacia oleracea cultivar Varoflay chromosome 1, BTI_SOV_V1, whole genome shotgun sequence genomic window:
- the LOC110803268 gene encoding myb family transcription factor IPN2-like isoform X1 encodes MFHSQNERSSSSMCTQNDSGLILTTDPKPRLRWTLELHDRFVDAVAQLGGPDKATPKTIMRVMGVKGLTLYHLKSHLQKFRLGKHPHNKDFNDHSIKDGKRGVSSALDGQRNTPSSFMCRNNMNDNSSHISDAIQMQMEVQRRLQEQLEVQRHLQLRIEAQGKYMQNIIEKACQTLAGETNLATNNNFSNINCIEESQSQIVYGGDQPLIQHCMDTTNRASSNYENAGQLGKKRPNPYNNNGINNNNGKSPMIWFEDLRLQEQLGPSAN; translated from the exons ATGTTTCACTCTCAAAATGAAAGGTCTTCATCTTCTATGTGTACTCAAAATGATTCTGGACTCATCCTCACCACCGATCCTAAACCTCGTCTTCGTTGGACTCTCGAGCTCCATGACCGCTTCGTCGACGCCGTTGCTCAGCTTGGTGGCCCTGata AGGCTACACCTAAGACTATCATGAGAGTAATGGGTGTAAAAGGGCTCACTTTGTACCACCTCAAGAGCCATCTTCAG AAATTCAGGTTGGGAAAGCATCCTCATAATAAGGACTTCAATGATCATTCAATTAAGGATGGTAAGAGAG GTGTGTCTTCGGCGTTGGATGGTCAAAGGAACACTCCATCTTCATTTATGTGCCGCAATAATATGAACGA CAACAGTTCGCACATAAGTGATGCTATCCAAATGCAAATGGAGGTGCAAAGAAGACTCCAAGAGCAATTGGAG GTCCAAAGGCATCTACAACTAAGGATCGAGGCACAAGGGAAGTACATGCAAAACATAATAGAGAAAGCATGTCAAACATTAGCAGGAGAAACAAACTTAGCAACTAATAATAATTTCTCTAATATAAATTGCATTGAAGAATCTCAATCTCAGATCGTCTATGGAGGAGATCAACCACTAATCCAGCATTGTATGGACACGACGAACCGAGCATCGTCTAATTACGAAAATGCAGGTCAATTAGGGAAGAAGAGACCAAATCCATACAATAATAATggcattaataataataatggtaAGAGCCCTATGATTTGGTTTGAAGATTTACGCCTTCAAGAACAACTTGGCCCCTCTGCCAATTGA
- the LOC110803268 gene encoding myb family transcription factor IPN2-like isoform X2: protein MFHSQNERSSSSMCTQNDSGLILTTDPKPRLRWTLELHDRFVDAVAQLGGPDKATPKTIMRVMGVKGLTLYHLKSHLQKFRLGKHPHNKDFNDHSIKDGVSSALDGQRNTPSSFMCRNNMNDNSSHISDAIQMQMEVQRRLQEQLEVQRHLQLRIEAQGKYMQNIIEKACQTLAGETNLATNNNFSNINCIEESQSQIVYGGDQPLIQHCMDTTNRASSNYENAGQLGKKRPNPYNNNGINNNNGKSPMIWFEDLRLQEQLGPSAN, encoded by the exons ATGTTTCACTCTCAAAATGAAAGGTCTTCATCTTCTATGTGTACTCAAAATGATTCTGGACTCATCCTCACCACCGATCCTAAACCTCGTCTTCGTTGGACTCTCGAGCTCCATGACCGCTTCGTCGACGCCGTTGCTCAGCTTGGTGGCCCTGata AGGCTACACCTAAGACTATCATGAGAGTAATGGGTGTAAAAGGGCTCACTTTGTACCACCTCAAGAGCCATCTTCAG AAATTCAGGTTGGGAAAGCATCCTCATAATAAGGACTTCAATGATCATTCAATTAAGGATG GTGTGTCTTCGGCGTTGGATGGTCAAAGGAACACTCCATCTTCATTTATGTGCCGCAATAATATGAACGA CAACAGTTCGCACATAAGTGATGCTATCCAAATGCAAATGGAGGTGCAAAGAAGACTCCAAGAGCAATTGGAG GTCCAAAGGCATCTACAACTAAGGATCGAGGCACAAGGGAAGTACATGCAAAACATAATAGAGAAAGCATGTCAAACATTAGCAGGAGAAACAAACTTAGCAACTAATAATAATTTCTCTAATATAAATTGCATTGAAGAATCTCAATCTCAGATCGTCTATGGAGGAGATCAACCACTAATCCAGCATTGTATGGACACGACGAACCGAGCATCGTCTAATTACGAAAATGCAGGTCAATTAGGGAAGAAGAGACCAAATCCATACAATAATAATggcattaataataataatggtaAGAGCCCTATGATTTGGTTTGAAGATTTACGCCTTCAAGAACAACTTGGCCCCTCTGCCAATTGA
- the LOC110803286 gene encoding aspartic proteinase NANA, chloroplast has product MVKMYLLPRIYLVFFTAIIIVFYSNTRFADSSTPEKTTRPPGRLSKLIKHDLSRYNGISQRVKKSLLMNKTRPSLPRSLFEEDDVPMEEREAPLKSKIQGSVKLPMYAAAQYEMGEYVVDIDVGSPPTKLRLVVDTGSDLTWVKCRNGNYKWLTDKQQQEQNVNKSLSYKAVTCKSDNCVIDFPSLSALDICPNDNAPCLYNYSYGDYGLWTYGEFGSELATLPTTTGKSVVLPDLLVGCSESFTDNDTMKHADGVLGLGINPFSFSLKAVKEFGGSFSYCLVDHLSPTNVTNYLIFGDAKEKAPTQEFMRYTALLPIETAPYYWVSIKGVSMNNKMLDIKPVVWNRDSDGGTILDSGTAATYWGGPAYRAIMDVLIPALEKDHPKITDFDGDGKLDFEYCFNSTATPFNPKMVPRLEIHFTDGARFKPLVKSYIVDDGPHVSCIGFLEAPTGLNVIGNILQQNYLWEFDLHQHTIGFVSSTCG; this is encoded by the exons ATGGTAAAAATGTATCTTCTTCCCAGAATTTACCTGGTTTTTTTCACTGCGATAATCATCGTGTTTTACTCCAACACGAGATTCGCAGATTCATCAACACCGGAAAAGACGACAAGGCCCCCAGGGCGGCTTTCCAAGTTAATAAAACACGATCTTTCTCGATACAATGGGATATCTCAAAGGGTAAAGAAGAGTTTATTAATGAACAAAACTCGACCATCATTACCCAGAAGTTTATTCGAAGAAGACGATGTTCCTATGGAAGAAAGAGAAGCGCCATTGAAAAGTAAGATACAAGGTTCGGTAAAGCTACCAATGTATGCGGCGGCGCAATACGAGATGGGTGAGTATGTGGTGGATATCGACGTCGGAAGTCCGCCGACGAAGCTGAGATTGGTGGTTGATACGGGGAGTGATCTTACATGGGTTAAGTGTAGGAATGGAAACTATAAATGGCTTACCgacaaacaacaacaagaacaaaATGTTAATAAGTCTTTATCGTATAAAGCTGTTACTTGCAAATCTGACAATTGCGTTATAGATTTCCCTTCACTTTCTGCTCTTGATATTTGCCCTAATGACAATGCTCCTTGCCTTTATAATTACAG TTATGGCGATTACGGTTTATGGACGTATGGAGAATTCGGGTCAGAACTGGCAACCCTACCCACAACAACAGGAAAATCAGTAGTACTACCAGACTTATTAGTCGGATGCTCCGAATCATTTACCGACAACGACACAATGAAGCACGCAGATGGTGTACTTGGATTAGGTATCAACCCGTTTTCCTTCTCACTCAAAGCCGTAAAAGAGTTTGGTGGATCTTTCTCCTATTGTTTAGTAGACCATCTTAGCCCAACCAATGTAACCAACTATCTCATATTCGGAGATGCAAAAGAAAAAGCTCCGACCCAAGAGTTCATGAGATACACTGCACTTTTACCCATCGAAACCGCCCCGTATTACTGGGTCAGCATAAAGGGTGTTAGCATGAACAACAAGATGCTCGATATTAAACCCGTTGTTTGGAACCGTGATAGTGATGGTGGTACTATACTTGATTCGGGTACTGCTGCTACTTACTGGGGCGGACCCGCTTACCGAGCTATTATGGATGTTCTTATACCCGCTCTTGAAAAGGATCACCCGAAGATAACGGATTTTGATGGAGATGGTAagcttgattttgagtattgctTTAACTCCACAGCTACACCGTTTAACCCGAAAATGGTACCAAGGTTAGAGATCCATTTTACTGATGGGGCAAGGTTTAAACCACTTGTTAAGAGTTATATTGTGGATGATGGTCCACATGTTAGTTGTATAGGGTTTCTTGAAGCACCTACTGGTTTAAATGTTATTGGTAATATCTTGCAACAAAACTATTTGTGGGAGTTCGATCTTCACCAACATACTATAGGATTTGTTTCTTCCACTtgtggttaa